The following coding sequences are from one Lolium rigidum isolate FL_2022 chromosome 6, APGP_CSIRO_Lrig_0.1, whole genome shotgun sequence window:
- the LOC124668165 gene encoding anthocyanidin 5,3-O-glucosyltransferase-like: MTQHKTVVLYPSLGVGHLNPMVELAKLFLRRGHAVIIAVVNPPDKDAVSADAVARLAAANPAITFRLLLAPSSCSEEDHFSSPILKTIDVLRRANAELRELLRALPAVDALVVDMFCVDALDVAADLAIPAYFLYASAVGDLAIMFHLPYYYPAAPSSFKDMGTTPLHFPGVPPIRALDMSTTMLDRESDIAKERLRQYTRMPEARGFLANSFDWLESRALEALRGFVVKNWAPQAEVLQHGAVGAFVTHCGWNSVLEGIVSGVPMICWPLYAEQRMNKVHVVEEMKVGVTMDGYEKEIVKAEDVEAKVRLVMESEEGNKLRKRLSVAKKMAADALKKGGSSDVAFEEFLRDLEKCSSDSNKKTM; encoded by the exons ATGACGCAGCACAAGACGGTGGTGCTCTATCCGTCGCTGGGCGTTGGCCATCTCAACCCCATGGTGGAGCTGGCCAAGCTCTTCCTCCGCCGCGGCCACGccgtcatcatcgccgtcgtgaaCCCGCCTGACAAGGACGCCGTGTCCGCCGACGCGGTagcccgcctcgccgccgccaaccCCGCCATCACGTTCCGCCTCCTTCTCGCGCCGTCTTCTTGCAGCGAGGAGGACCATTTTTCCAGCccgattctgaaaaccatcgacgTGCTTCGCCGCGCCAACGCTGAGCTACGGGAGCTCCTCCGCGCGCTCCCCgccgtcgacgccctcgtggtcgACATGTTTTGCGTCGACGCGCTCGACGTCGCCGCCGACCTCGCCATCCCCGCCTACTTCCTCTACGCGTCCGCGGTCGGCGACCTCGCCATCATGTTCCACCTCCCGTACTACTACCCCGCCGCCCCTTCGTCGTTCAAGGACATGGGCACGACCCCGCTCCACTTCCCCGGCGTGCCACCCATCCGTGCGTTGGACATGTCCACCACGATGCTGGACCGGGAGAGCGACATCGCCAAGGAACGGCTGCGCCAGTACACGCGGATGCCCGAAGCTAGAGGCTTCCTCGCCAACAGCTTCGATTGGCTGGAGTCGAGGGCTCTCGAAGCACTCAG AGGGTTCGTCGTGAAGAACTGGGCGCCACAAGCCGAGGTGTTGCAACACGGAGCCGTTGGTGCGTTCGTGACACACTGTGGGTGGAACTCGGTACTCGAGGGGATCGTGTCTGGCGTGCCGATGATCTGCTGGCCACTGTACGCCGAGCAGAGGATGAACAAAGTGCATGTGGTGGAGGAGATGAAAGTAGGGGTGACGATGGACGGCTACGAGAAAGAAATTGTGAAGGCGGAGGATGTGGAGGCGAAGGTGAGGCTGGTGATGGAGTCGGAGGAAGGGAACAAACTCAGAAAAAGGCTCTCGGTGGCCAAGAAGATGGCGGCCGATGCTCTGAAGAAAGGCGGGTCGTCTGACGTGGCTTTTGAAGAGTTTCTGCGGGACTTGGAGAAGTGTAGTTCCGATTCTAACAAAAAGACGATGTAA
- the LOC124661583 gene encoding anthocyanidin 5,3-O-glucosyltransferase-like, giving the protein MTLQNNGHANNPKKLVVIYAPPGMPGHLVPTVELGKLLVAQGLEVTVVVGGEADQGAGGSFLAGIVAANPSMSFHRLPAATLPSDVPSYEVKVFELARASNPDLRDFLRSASPAALVIDFFCTSAIHVGKELGIPTYFFLTTCIAGVALSLYQPVIHERTTLSFRDLGSELVHSPGVPPVPADHLAAAILDRDSWSNKLFLDLSEQMCNSQGVIINSCRSLEPRATDAIVSGLCTFPGRRTPPLYCVGPLVKPEEAAGAKRHECLAWLDGQPKASVVFLCFGSLGRFGAEQIKEMAAGLETSGQRFLWAVRRPPGVEHLPADDLDALFPEGFLERTKDRGLVLMSWAPQREVLAHDAVGGFVTHCGWNSVLEAVMAGVPMLAWPLYAEQRMNKVFLVEEMRLAVAMEGYDKEMVKAEEVAAKVSWLIDSDGGRELRQRTQAAMQRAKEALSDDGESKAALKNLATQLKGTGENGVIIN; this is encoded by the coding sequence ATGACACTCCAAAACAATGGCCACGCCAACAATCCGAAGAAGCTGGTGGTCATCTACGCGCCGCCGGGGATGCCGGGCCACCTGGTCCCCACGGTGGAGCTTGGCAAACTGCTCGTGGCGCAGGGCCTGGAGGTAACCGTCGTCGTCGGCGGGGAAGCCGACCAAGGCGCCGGCGGGTCGTTCCTCGCAGGCATCGTGGCCGCCAATCCGTCCATGTCCTTCCACCGCCTCCCCGCTGCCACCCTCCCCTCCGACGTGCCGAGCTACGAGGTCAAGGTCTTCGAGCTCGCGCGCGCCTCAAACCCGGACCTCCGCGACTTCCTCCGCTCCGCCTCCCCGGCCGCTCTCGTCATCGACTTCTTCTGCACCAGCGCCATCCACGTGGGCAAGGAGCTCGGCATCCCGACCTACTTCTTCCTCACCACCTGCATCGCCGGCGTCGCCCTATCCCTCTACCAGCCAGTCATCCACGAGCGGACCACCCTGAGCTTCCGAGACCTCGGCAGTGAGCTCGTGCACTCCCCGGGAGTGCCACCGGTCCCGGCAGATCACCTCGCCGCGGCTATCCTTGACCGGGACAGCTGGAGCAACAAACTGTTCTTGGACTTATCCGAACAGATGTGCAACTCCCAGGGCGTTATCATCAACAGCTGCCGCTCATTGGAGCCACGCGCCACCGACGCGATCGTTTCCGGCCTCTGCACGTTCCCCGGACGGCGAACGCCGCCGCTGTACTGCGTAGGGCCACTGGTAAAGCCCGAGGAAGCTGCAGGGGCAAAGCGCCACGAGTGCCTCGCGTGGCTCGATGGCCAGCCCAAGGCCAGCGTGGTGTTCCTCTGCTTCGGCAGCCTGGGCCGGTTCGGCGCCGAGCAGATCAAGGAGATGGCGGCGGGGCTGGAGACGAGCGGGCAGCGGTTCTTGTGGGCCGTGCGGCGCCCTCCTGGCGTCGAGCACCTGcctgccgacgacctcgacgcgcTCTTTCCCGAAGGCTTCCTGGAACGGACCAAGGACAGGGGACTGGTGCTCATGTCGTGGGCGCCGCAGAGGGAGGTGCTGGCGCACGACGCGGTGGGCGGGTTCGTTAcccactgcgggtggaactcggTGCTGGAGGCGGTCATGGCGGGCGTGCCCATGCTGGCGTGGCCTCTCTACGCGGAGCAGCGCATGAACAAGGTGTTCTTGGTCGAGGAGATGCGGCTGGCCGTGGCCATGGAAGGGTATGACAAGGAAATGGTGAAAGCCGAAGAGGTGGCGGCGAAGGTGAGCTGGCTGATCGACTCCGACGGAGGGAGGGAGCTCCGGCAGCGGACACAGGCGGCCATGCAGCGGGCAAAGGAGGCGCTGAGCGACGACGGGGAGTCGAAAGCGGCATTGAAAAATCTCGCCACACAGTTGAAAGGCACCGGCGAGAATGGAGTCATCATCAATTGA